Within Hyalangium ruber, the genomic segment TTACCGCGCCTACCAGTCCGCGCCGAAGGCCATGGTGATTGGTACCCACATGGAATCGGTCAACCACGCCACTCAGTCACGTGCGGAGCTGCGGGACTACATTGCGGAAAAGGGCCTGAACCCGCAGCGCGTGCGGGTGCCGGCGGATGGCCAGGCGTACAGCTTCTGAGCTTCCGCGGGTGGCCTTGCACCCTAAGGCCCGTCTCGCCTGCCTGCCTGCTCGTCACGAGCCCCAGCACGGAACCCCGTGGCGCCAGCAAGGTGCCACGGGGCTTTGTTTTGGCCTAAGTCCACAGCGATTTCGGGCTCACCCCCCTTTGCAAAGCGCCCGTCGTCCCTACCTTCCTGCCCGCATGAAAGGGCTCCCCGCATGAGCGCGGCAGCCCCCTTCGAGGAGGAACACGTGACGAAGAAGCTTCTGCTGGGTGCGGTGCTGGGTGCGCTGGTGGCCGGGACGGGCTGCCACCGCAGCACGCGAGAGAATGCCGAGGACAAGGCGGAGAAGGCCGGCGATAAGGTCGAGGACGCCGCCGACGACGCCAAGGATAAGGCCGAGGACACCGTGGAGAAGGCTGGCGACAAGATCGAGGATGCCACCGACAAGTGACGCCTCGCCGGAGGCCACGCTCGTCCTGGAGGTTCGCCAGGACGAGCAGCTCGGCTAAAGGTGCCGAAGCCCCAGTCGGGAGCGCGGAACATCTTCCGCCGACCTCCTTCCGGATGCGCATACGCTTGGCCCGCTCGATGATGAAGAACCTGAGCCAGGCCCTGGCATTTCCCACGGCACGACGCGATCCGGAGAGCGGCTACACGCTGCACGGCAGGTGGTTCGACGATCCTTACGCTTGGCTGGAACGGCTCGACACCGTGGAGTCCCAGGCGTGGATCGCGGCGCAGGAAGCAGTCACGCATGCGGTGCTGCGCGCGGTACACGGACGCGAGACGCTGAGGGCAGCGGTCGATCGCTCCGCGCGTTATGCACGGCTCTCGCCGCCGATTCCCGCCGGACCGCACGGCCGCGAGTTTCTCTGGCAGGCGGACGCCAGCGACGACAAGCTCAAGCTCATGCTCCGGCGCGGCAAGGACGCGCCGCTCGAGACGGTGCTCGACCCCAACACGTGGGCGAGCAACGAGGCGTTGGTCTTCGCCGTCCCGTCACCCGATGGGAGGCGGGTCGCGTTCGGGAAGGCCATTGGCGGGACTCAGTCCGCGGTGATCCACGTGCTCGACGTCGACACGGGACGGGTGCTCCCCGACAGGCCTCGCGGTACGAGCCACACGTCGCTGGCCTGGCGACCCGACGCCTCAGGGTTCTTCTACGCGGCGTGTCCCGAGCCGGGCGAGGTGCCCGAGGAAGACGCGGAGCACTGGAACGCCATCTACGAGCACCGGCTTGGCTCGGGAGTGCCGGCCCGCCGGCTCTTCGGCGACGACCATGAGAAAGAGCTCTGGTGCTCCGTCAAGATCAGCGAGTGCCGCCGCTTCGCCGTGCTCTACAAGTGGGACTACGTGCATGCCAACGTGGTCTACCTCCTGCGCCTGGCGGATGACGCGCTCGTGCCAGTGGCTCCCGTCATGCGGTCGCTCAACCAGGTGCAGGTGGTCGGTGACACGCTGCTCGTTCAAACCGACCTCGACGCACCGCGCGGTCGGCTCTGTGTCGCGTCGCTGGTGGCGCCGACAGAGTGGCGGACGCTCATCCCCGAAAGCGCGGACACGCTGCAGACGGTCACCGGTGTGGGCGGCCGGCTCTACGCGGTCTACTCGCATGCGGCAGCGCATCGCGTGCGCATCCACGCCGAAGATGGCACCTACCTCCGAGACCTTGCGTTGCCAGCCCTCGGCTCGGTGAATCGCAATGAGGGCGAGGGCATCGTCAGCGGCATCAGCGGCGCCTGGAGCGGCGGCGAGGTGTGGGTGAGCTTCATGTCGTACGTGCAGCCGCCATCGGTCTACCGGTATGACTACGCGACGGATCGCCTGTCGCCGTACCACGTGCCCGACGTCGGGCTCGACGCGTCTGAGTATGTGACGGACCAGGTCTGGTACGAGTCGCGCGACGGTACGCGGGTCTCGATGTTCCTCATCCACCGGAAGGGGCTGCCTCGCGACGGGCGCCAGGCGGTGCGGCTGAGCGGCTACGGTGGCTTCAACATCTCGGTGGAGCCGCGTTTCTCGGCGCTCAACGCCGCCTGGCTGAAGCTGGGCGGCGTGCTCGCCTTTGCCAACGTGCGAGGTGGCGGCGAGTACGGCCGTGCCTGGCACGAGTCGGCGTGCAAGACGCGGCGGCAGAACGCCTTCGATGACTACCTCGCGGCGGCGCGGTGGCTCGTCTCGGCGGGCTACACGAGTCCCTCCAGGCTTGCCTCGCGCGGCAACAGCAATGGCGGCTTGCTCGTTGCCGTCACCGCCATGCAAGCGCCCGAGGCCTTCGGAGCCGTCTTCTGCCGTGCGCCCACGCTCGACATGCTGCGCTTTCCGACCTTCGGCGCCTTGAACTCGGCAACGGTTGAATACGGCTCGCCCGAAGACCCGGTCGAGGGCGCATATCTCTCCGGCTATTCGCCCTACCACAACGTCCGAGCCGATCGCCGGTATCCGGTGATCGCCTTCGTGTCAGCGTTGAACGATCGGATCGCGCCGCCACACGACCCGCTCAAGATGGTCGCCAGGCTCCAGGCCGAAGGCACGCAGGGCGGACCCTATTTCCTGCTGCCGCTCCGGGACTCGGGGCACGGAGGAGGCACCACGCTGACGGCGCTCATCGAACAAGACGTCGACGAACTCAGCTTCTATTGCTGGGCGCTCGATGTCGCACCGTCAACGCGCAGGCTCTAGCGTCCTGTGTGCGGGTGGCGGTGGGTGCCCGTCCCCTTGGCAGGACCTTATGTACTGCGCGGAGATGTGGAGCGCCGCTGCGCCCACGGTCAATCGAGGCTGCTCAGCTCAGTCCTGCTGGAAGTGGCTGGGCTTGCCGTCGAAGTGTACCAGGCGCCCGAGTCCCTCGGCCTTCGCGCGCGGCATGAGGGTCCAGGTGCCGTCCGCGCGGCACAGGGCCGACGAGTGCCAGGGGGTGGTCCAGGCGTCGGGGGCGTCGAGGAGGCGGATGCCGAATTTGGCCGCGCCGATGGGCTGGGGGTGGATGGACAGTCTGACGGCGTTCGGGTGGTGCTCGGCGATGAGGTTGCCCCAGGCGCGACTGCGCTGGATGACGCCGTAGGCGCGCTGCCGGCAGGAGCGTTGGAGCGCGGAGCGGCTGCCAGACCAGTCGTGGGTGTCCTCGACGAGGAAGCGGGTGATGCCCCGATAGAGGGCGAGGGTGTCGTCGTTGGAGTGGACCTCGGCGCGCACGTCGTCCAGGGCGGGGGCATAGCGGTTGTGGGCATGGGCGCGTTTCGCGGGGTGCGGGAGGTCGCCGAAGACGTCGCGCAGGTCGAAGACGCGCAGCCTCTCCAGGCCCAATCGATCGATCTGTGTGCGGAGTTCGTCGGTATAGGCGTCGATGTGGTCGTCGGGAACGCCGACGAGGTCACCGAAGATATGTCCGTCGGAGCAGATGATCATTCGGGCGCCGGGCCGGTGGATCCGCTGGATCTCGAGGCACAGGGTGTCCAGGAAGGTAAGGGAGAGGCGCTCTCCGTGGTCGGGCAGGTGGCCGAGGACCTTGTCCGGGTTGGGGGACTTGCAGGGGAAGCCGGGCAAGGTGAAGACGACGGGGGCGTCGTCGCTCACGAATGCGGCGATGCCGCGCAGCTGGTGGGGGAACGCCTGCGCGGGGGCGGGGGTCAGGTCGGTCGTGCGGTGGTGACGCAGGAGGAGGTTCAGGATCGACGCGCTGATGCTCGTGGGGAGGGTGTCGAGGGTGTTCGTCTGCAACATGGAGGTCTCCTGGCGCGTCGGCGGGATGCGGCCGAGCGCAGTGGGGTAGTGGGTGGGGTGGGTCGGCGGGGTGTCGGTGTCAGAGGCGTCGGCCGTAGCCGACGGGCAGGTGGTGGGTTCCTCGGCCGAGGACGGCCGGAATCCACTCGAGGTCCTCGTCCCTGATGGACAGGTGCAAGCCGGGCAGCCGAGCCAGCAGGGTGCCGAGGGCGATCTGGAGTTCGGTGCGGGCCAGGGCGGCGCCGGGGCAGAAGTGGATGCCGTAGCCGAAGGCGAGGTGGGGGTTGGGGCTGCGGTCGAAGTCGAGGGTGTCGGGCTCGGGGAAGCGGTGCGGGTCGCGGTTGGCGGCGCACAGGGAGACGATCACCGAGTCGCCGGCGGGGACGCGCGTGCCGTGCAGGTCGCTGTCCCGGTCGAAGAAGCGCCAGGTGGTCAGCTCGAAGGCGCTGTCGTAGCGCAGGAGTTCCTCGACGGCGCGGGGTAGCAGGTCCGGGTTGTCGCGGAGGCGGGCGAGCTGGTCGGGGTGGCGGAACAGGGCAATCAGGGCGGTGGTGATCTGATTGGTGACTGGCTCCTGCCCAGCGACGAGGAGCTGGAAGATCATCGAGCTCAGCTCCTCCTGGGTCAGCTCATGGCGCTCGCAGGCCACGACGAGGCGGCTGAGCAGGTCGTCGGCTCCATGCTTGCGTTTGTGGGCCACGACGTCGGCGATGTAGCTCTGCAGGCCGTGCAGGCGTGCCTCGTACAGCGGTCGCCCGGGGTCGGTGGGGCCGACCGGCTGGACGACCTTCCCCCAGTCGCGGTCGAAGCGGCCTGCCAGCTCGGGTGGGAGACCGATGAACTCGGCGAGGACCTGGAAGGGGAAGCGGGCGGCGAAGCCGGTGACCAGGTCGGCAGGGCCGTACTCGGGTAGCCCATCGACCAGCGCGTCGGCCAGTTCCTGGAAACGAGGGCGGAGCTGTTCGACGCGTCGGGGGGTGAAGGCGTCCGTCACGAACCGGCGCAGGCGGGTGTGCCGGGGCGGGTCCTGGTGGAGCAGATGCACCTGGAGCTGGGAGTGCTGCGGCTCCGGCATGATCGAGGCGCGAGCCCGCCAGCGCTCGTTGCCTCGGTCGTGGTTCTTTCCGAGGCGCTCGTCGTTCAGCGCGGAGCGCGCGGCCTCGTAGCCGGTGACGAGCCAGGCGTGAACGCCGCTGGGGAAGAGCACGCGATGGACCGGGCCGGCCTCACGCATCCGCTCATAAAGGAGGTAGGGGTTGGCCTTGTAGGGACAGCCTGTGAGAGGGACCGGGTCGGGCAAGGTGTCCGGCTCGGCGGGGGGCATGGGTTCATGGCGGGGCATGGGTTCTCCTCAGAGGGCGAGCTCGGGCTGGGAGGGGTCCAGCCAAAGAGCGTCGACGAAACGTTCGAGGCGCAGGCGCTAGCCCCACTCCACGAGGGTTCGGCTCAGCTGCGGCTCACGTGGATAGAGAGGTGAAATAAATTTGTGCGGGCACTGCGTGACGGGCCCAGCCGGCCCGGGTACTCGGCATTCGTGCAAGGCACGCCCGGTGTACGCGCGGCATCACAAGCGCGAGGGAGGCCTTTCCTCGCGCGTGTCACACGGGGCGCGGTCGTCGCTCTCTCCATGTATGAGCACGAGAGATTCCAGTCGTGGGGATGCTCAGGCGATCCCCGATTCACCGCCGCGCTATCCGTTCGGGCCCGTCCGGGCCTTGGACCTCCATCCGCGGTACGCGGAGCTGTGCCGGGAGGAGCCGATCAGTCGCGTGAAGATGCCGTTCGGTGGTGAAGCGTGGCTGCTGACGGGCTACGCCGAGATCAAACAATTCCTGGCCGACCCGAGGTTCAGCTCCCTGGAAGCCACGGAGCCGGATACCGCCCGAGTCACCCCATTGCCGTTGCGGCCCGGAAACCTGCTCACGATGGATCCACCGGACCACACGAGGATCCGCCGCGTCGTGGCGAAGGGCTTCACGATGCGGCGGGTGGACCTGCTGCGCGACCGGATCCGTGACGTGGTGGACGCGCAACTCGACCTGCTCGTCGCGCAGGGACCCCCGGCGGACCTGGTCGCCAGTCTGGCGGTCCCGCTGCCGGTCGTGATGATCTCCGAGCTGTTCGGCATCCCCTACTCGGATCGAGAGCGGTTCCGCCGGTACTCCGACGTCTTCGTCGCCACCACGGCCTACGACGCCGCCGAGATCGACCGGTCCCGGACGGCGCTGGAGGAGTACTTCCAGGAGTTGATGGAACAGCGCCGCTCATCCCCCACGGAGGACCTCGTCAGCGCCTTGCTGGAGGCGATGGACACCGAGCGGCTGACACCGCTCGAGGCCGCTCGAACTGGTATCGGGATTCTCATGGCCGGCCACGAGACGTCGCTCAGCATGATCTCGAACAGCTGCTTCCTGTTGCTCTCCCAGCGCGAGCACTACGCCCGGCTGGTGGCCGAGCCCTCGCTGCTGCCGACGGCGGTCGAGGAGCTGCTGCGGTACATCCCGCTGCGCTCGACCGGGAGCTTCCCGCGGCGAGCGAAGGAGGACGTCGAGCTGGCCGGCGTACGGATCCGCAAGGGGGATACGGTCATCTTCCAGCGCGCGTCCGGGGATCGTGACGAGCGGGTCTTCACGTGCCCCGAGAAGATCGACCTCGCCCGTAGACCCAACCCGCACCTCGGTTTCGGCCACGGGGCGCATCACTGCCTCGGAGCATCTCTGGCCAGGGTCGAGTTGAGCCTCGCGATTGAAGGCCTGATCAATAGGTTCCCGGACCTGCGGCTCGCGGTCCCTAGCGACGAGGTGCCGTGGAAGCCCGGGCTGATCGCCCGCTGCCCCGCACGCATCGAGGTGACGTGGTGAGCGCCGGAACTTCCCTGCCCCGCCGCTGGCGGGTGCGAGTCACGGAGAGCTGTGCCGGTTGCGGGCTGTGCGTCATCGCGGCAGACCGCTACTTCCACCTCGTGGACGACTACTCACAAGCCCAGCACACCGAGGTCGATCCGGACGAGGCCGTGATCGCGGCGGCCGAGCTGTGCCCGATGAACGCCATCGAAGTGGTCGACGCCGAAACCGGCGCCGAGGTGGTGCCCACGCACTGAACTGGCCTCAGGCCCCGTTGGGCGGTTTGTCATCCGCGTGCTTGACAAGAAATAAGCATCTACTTATGTGTCATGCATGCAGAGCGCGGTCGTGGCCGAGGACAAGATCTTCCAGGCGCTGGCGGACCCCAGCCGCCGGGCGATCTTCGAGTCGCTCACGCGTGGCGAAGCGGCGGTGAAGGACCTCACGGCGCGCTTCGACATCTCGCAGCCGGCGGTCTCTCAGCACCTCGCCACCTTGAAAGAAGCCGGCCTGGTGAATGGCCGGCGCGAGGGGCGCTGCGTCTACTACCGGGTGGAGCCGCGCGGCCTGAAGCCGCTCATCGACTGGATTGCGCACTACCGCGCCTTCTGGACGGAGCACGTCGATCGCCTCGAAGAACTGCTGAAGAAAATGGACGAATGAGTTCCATCGACAAGCGCTGGTCGTGGCGATCGACCGCTGTCCACACAAACCGTTGATACTCGATAACAGGATCGCGAACATGGCCTCCTCCAGCAAGCACCCCGCAGACAGCCACGACCTGATCCGCGTCCAGGGCGCCCGGGAAAACAACCTGAAGGACGTCAGCGTCGACATCCCCAAGCGGCGGCTGACGGTGTTCACCGGCGTCTCGGGCTCGGGCAAGTCATCGCTGGTGTTTGGCACCCTCGCGGCGCAGTCGCAGCGGCTGATCAACGAGACCTACAGCGCGTTCGTGCAGGGCTTCATGCCGACGCTGGCCCGGCCCGAAGTCGACGTACTGGAAGGGCTGACGACCGCGATCATCGTCGACCAGGAGCGAATGGGCGCCAACTCCCGCTCGACGGTTGGCACGGCGACCGACGCCAACGCGATGCTGCGGGTGCTGTTCAGCCGCCTCGGCAAGCCGCACATCGGCTCGTCCAACGCCTTCTCCTTCAACGTCCCGTCGGTCAGCGCGTCCGGGCAGATCACGATCGAGAAGGGAGCCGGCAAGAAGACCGAGACGCGAACCTTCTCCGT encodes:
- a CDS encoding isocyanide synthase family protein, which encodes MLQTNTLDTLPTSISASILNLLLRHHRTTDLTPAPAQAFPHQLRGIAAFVSDDAPVVFTLPGFPCKSPNPDKVLGHLPDHGERLSLTFLDTLCLEIQRIHRPGARMIICSDGHIFGDLVGVPDDHIDAYTDELRTQIDRLGLERLRVFDLRDVFGDLPHPAKRAHAHNRYAPALDDVRAEVHSNDDTLALYRGITRFLVEDTHDWSGSRSALQRSCRQRAYGVIQRSRAWGNLIAEHHPNAVRLSIHPQPIGAAKFGIRLLDAPDAWTTPWHSSALCRADGTWTLMPRAKAEGLGRLVHFDGKPSHFQQD
- a CDS encoding ferredoxin; translation: MSAGTSLPRRWRVRVTESCAGCGLCVIAADRYFHLVDDYSQAQHTEVDPDEAVIAAAELCPMNAIEVVDAETGAEVVPTH
- a CDS encoding cytochrome P450 yields the protein MPFGGEAWLLTGYAEIKQFLADPRFSSLEATEPDTARVTPLPLRPGNLLTMDPPDHTRIRRVVAKGFTMRRVDLLRDRIRDVVDAQLDLLVAQGPPADLVASLAVPLPVVMISELFGIPYSDRERFRRYSDVFVATTAYDAAEIDRSRTALEEYFQELMEQRRSSPTEDLVSALLEAMDTERLTPLEAARTGIGILMAGHETSLSMISNSCFLLLSQREHYARLVAEPSLLPTAVEELLRYIPLRSTGSFPRRAKEDVELAGVRIRKGDTVIFQRASGDRDERVFTCPEKIDLARRPNPHLGFGHGAHHCLGASLARVELSLAIEGLINRFPDLRLAVPSDEVPWKPGLIARCPARIEVTW
- a CDS encoding prolyl oligopeptidase family serine peptidase — translated: MARSMMKNLSQALAFPTARRDPESGYTLHGRWFDDPYAWLERLDTVESQAWIAAQEAVTHAVLRAVHGRETLRAAVDRSARYARLSPPIPAGPHGREFLWQADASDDKLKLMLRRGKDAPLETVLDPNTWASNEALVFAVPSPDGRRVAFGKAIGGTQSAVIHVLDVDTGRVLPDRPRGTSHTSLAWRPDASGFFYAACPEPGEVPEEDAEHWNAIYEHRLGSGVPARRLFGDDHEKELWCSVKISECRRFAVLYKWDYVHANVVYLLRLADDALVPVAPVMRSLNQVQVVGDTLLVQTDLDAPRGRLCVASLVAPTEWRTLIPESADTLQTVTGVGGRLYAVYSHAAAHRVRIHAEDGTYLRDLALPALGSVNRNEGEGIVSGISGAWSGGEVWVSFMSYVQPPSVYRYDYATDRLSPYHVPDVGLDASEYVTDQVWYESRDGTRVSMFLIHRKGLPRDGRQAVRLSGYGGFNISVEPRFSALNAAWLKLGGVLAFANVRGGGEYGRAWHESACKTRRQNAFDDYLAAARWLVSAGYTSPSRLASRGNSNGGLLVAVTAMQAPEAFGAVFCRAPTLDMLRFPTFGALNSATVEYGSPEDPVEGAYLSGYSPYHNVRADRRYPVIAFVSALNDRIAPPHDPLKMVARLQAEGTQGGPYFLLPLRDSGHGGGTTLTALIEQDVDELSFYCWALDVAPSTRRL
- a CDS encoding cytochrome P450 family protein, which encodes MPRHEPMPPAEPDTLPDPVPLTGCPYKANPYLLYERMREAGPVHRVLFPSGVHAWLVTGYEAARSALNDERLGKNHDRGNERWRARASIMPEPQHSQLQVHLLHQDPPRHTRLRRFVTDAFTPRRVEQLRPRFQELADALVDGLPEYGPADLVTGFAARFPFQVLAEFIGLPPELAGRFDRDWGKVVQPVGPTDPGRPLYEARLHGLQSYIADVVAHKRKHGADDLLSRLVVACERHELTQEELSSMIFQLLVAGQEPVTNQITTALIALFRHPDQLARLRDNPDLLPRAVEELLRYDSAFELTTWRFFDRDSDLHGTRVPAGDSVIVSLCAANRDPHRFPEPDTLDFDRSPNPHLAFGYGIHFCPGAALARTELQIALGTLLARLPGLHLSIRDEDLEWIPAVLGRGTHHLPVGYGRRL
- a CDS encoding ArsR/SmtB family transcription factor; translated protein: MQSAVVAEDKIFQALADPSRRAIFESLTRGEAAVKDLTARFDISQPAVSQHLATLKEAGLVNGRREGRCVYYRVEPRGLKPLIDWIAHYRAFWTEHVDRLEELLKKMDE
- a CDS encoding YtxH domain-containing protein gives rise to the protein MTKKLLLGAVLGALVAGTGCHRSTRENAEDKAEKAGDKVEDAADDAKDKAEDTVEKAGDKIEDATDK